Below is a window of bacterium DNA.
CGCTACAAGGGCAAGCACCCCAAGGTCCAGCAGGCGGACGCCAAAGTCGCTTCCCTGGAGCGCGAGTACGCCCAGGAGAAAGTCCGCCTGGAATCCGAGCGCAACCTCCTGACCAACAAGATTATCGAGGCCCGGCGTAAGGCAGTCCGGCACGACATCCTCAAGCGCCAGGTCGACACGAACAAGGAGCTTTACAACCTGTTCATCAAGAAGATGCAGGAGGTGGACCTGTCCCAGGGCCTGGGCGAGGGCGACATCAAGGTGGTGGAGTCCGCCGTGCCGCCGATGCTGCCGGACAAACCAAAGAAAAGGCTGGTCCTCCTGATAGGCGTGCTGCTGGGGCTCAGCCTCGGGGTGGGGAGCACTTTCCTGGTCGAGTACCTGGACCGCTCGCTCAAGTCCAAGGAGGAGATAGAGGCCCTGACCGGCCTGCCCGTGCTCTCCTCGATCAGCCTGCAGAGCGTGGCGGACAAGGGCGCCTTCGATTACCGGACTTATTTCGGGGACAGGGATTACCGCAAGGAGCATGAGCTTTTCCGGGTGCTCAGGGCCAACATCAAGTTCTCCGACCTGAAGCAGAAGTCCAGGATACTTCTGGTCACCAGTAGTTGCCCGGGCGAGGGCAAGACCACTGTCTCCAGCCGTCTGGCCCTGAACCTGGCCGCGGCCGGCGAGCGGGTGCTGTTGGTGGACGCCGACCTACGCAAGCCGCGCGTGCACAAGATATTCGGCCTGGAGAACAAGCGCGGTCTGACCAACATGATGGTCGAGGAAATGCCGGATTTCTCGTTCATCCACCCGGAGCTGACCGCCGGCCTGGACGTGCTCAACTGCGGCCCCCTGCCGGCCCAGCCCGCCGAGCTCATCGAGAACTCGCGCTTCGGAGCTCTCATCAAGGAACTGGCCGGCCGCTACGACCGGATCATCATCGACAGCCCGCCCGTGGCCACGGTCATCGATGCGGCGCTCATAGCCACTTTCTGCGACAGCGTGCTGCTGGTGATCGACCCGCGCACCACCGACCGCCAGGTGCTGCGCCAGGCCCAGACCCAGCTTGAAAAGGCCGGCATCAGGATCCTCGGCCTGGTCCTGAACAAGATCGCCCACGAGGAAGAGGGCTATTACTACTACTCGTACTACTACTACGAGGACAGCGCCACGGGTGACCGGAAGAAACGCACCCACCGTAAAAAGCGCTCCGCAGAGAAGCAGAAGGAAGAAGTCACGGTCTGAGCCTTATTTGGACTAAAGCTAAGGAAACGCATGCCGCCGAACCCTGAAAATACACTTCCCCGGCTCCTGGGCTGGACTGCGGAGGGACTCTTCTACGCCCTGCTTCTGTTTGCGGTCTTCAGCCACGGGGCGGTCGAGGCCTGGTCTCTGTCGATGAGCCACCTGATGGTCTGCGCAGTTGCGCTGCTGTCTGCCGCAGGCCTCCTGGCCTCTGGGGAAAGGTGGGTGCGCCTGCCGCTCCTGTGCTGGCTCCTGCTGGCCCTGCTGCTCTGGGGGATGGTCTCCTGGGGCTGGTTCTCCATCTATCGTCAGGCCAGCCTGGAGAGCCTGCTCAAGCTCAACGATTACCTTCTGGTCGCCTTTTTCGTGTACAGCCGTTTCGTCAGGGAGGCGGACCAGAAACGGCTCGTCCTGACCCTGACTCTATTGGGAGTACTGGTGGCCGGCTGGGGCCTGATCCGCTATTTCGCCGTCTCCCAGGGCCTGCTTTCCCGTCTGGGCAACGAGTCGGTCGGGGCGACCGCGCCCTATGTCAACCACAACCATTTCGCCGGCTGTCTGGAACTGACCCTGGCCGCGGGGGCCGGGCTTTTCGCCGCCAA
It encodes the following:
- a CDS encoding polysaccharide biosynthesis tyrosine autokinase, which codes for MYNEQEESRIENIHLLDYWKVVRKHLNLGLTVFSVIVAGTLLYLFTATPIYEAVSRILITEDLSRTVMGAELAQSIFSDQLRFETELQILKGDPVYDGVIQSLRLCPEGKGSPEYERTLNGLKGRVVCSRLRNTRLLEVKAASASPDTAALLANTLVSVYMNAYRTRQLESSRNTASWLNQQLLDLEYKVKQSQQELLDYISAERITFVSDGTGLESELKTDLFKAPDETLLDDIHARLIQAKLERDDILQRYKGKHPKVQQADAKVASLEREYAQEKVRLESERNLLTNKIIEARRKAVRHDILKRQVDTNKELYNLFIKKMQEVDLSQGLGEGDIKVVESAVPPMLPDKPKKRLVLLIGVLLGLSLGVGSTFLVEYLDRSLKSKEEIEALTGLPVLSSISLQSVADKGAFDYRTYFGDRDYRKEHELFRVLRANIKFSDLKQKSRILLVTSSCPGEGKTTVSSRLALNLAAAGERVLLVDADLRKPRVHKIFGLENKRGLTNMMVEEMPDFSFIHPELTAGLDVLNCGPLPAQPAELIENSRFGALIKELAGRYDRIIIDSPPVATVIDAALIATFCDSVLLVIDPRTTDRQVLRQAQTQLEKAGIRILGLVLNKIAHEEEGYYYYSYYYYEDSATGDRKKRTHRKKRSAEKQKEEVTV